In one Archangium lipolyticum genomic region, the following are encoded:
- a CDS encoding serine/threonine protein kinase — protein MDTEPPPPGTKVGGYRLEARLGRGGQGTVYRAGRGGRRRAIKFLSLASPDWAWRELEVRLRLRRVGELAVESHGLWPPGLPRYLYLVTPYVRGRSVYDWARWKNPTARQVVELVLEVARQLVEVHRAGVVHRDIKGGNVLVRHGDGMPVLVDFGVSTYVGAPEITNPLGIPGTRHYRSPEALRFRREHAGEHSPARASDDLWALGVLLYWLLTGGYPFDTEVADEAALADVILTREPEPPHVCNPRVPRVLGELCLRMLAKQAEARFPDAEALRAALKAVLAEADASWDVALCEAWGPDAATTLQEMGGDLGMWRVRARRLLAYSRRHARRGLPVPPEEASTLERTPEAAPPGAGSATAGERPVPPPSRTWTPLRLMLAGAVLVLGLVGLLVLLRSPSGSPSEVGSSMTSEVISGRTMPEVTKSGQEVASTSKPPEGERGAAPSQATTSAPVASATSRKEGTRVRTPNQVPTHRREKKQQRNTVLDASGKTCILVWVAGQFACASPQAQVIPTGMGNPPPASCPAGSEETMKQLGIGIGAHESVTFFIDGEPIFRKYPTVRPGQQVSLTMGRSYGKLPAHTLYIGTLLFGEGRVYGRFTQAQTPQGWTYTVCFEIYGDPTKPEENGVEMEPGSGPDAAKIFSTVELRAVRRFE, from the coding sequence GTGGATACGGAGCCTCCCCCGCCTGGCACGAAGGTGGGGGGCTACCGGCTGGAGGCCCGGTTGGGCAGGGGCGGTCAGGGCACGGTGTACCGGGCCGGGCGCGGTGGCCGGCGGCGTGCCATCAAGTTCTTGTCCCTGGCCTCACCCGACTGGGCGTGGAGGGAGTTGGAGGTGCGGCTGCGGCTGCGGCGCGTGGGCGAATTGGCGGTGGAGAGCCATGGACTGTGGCCTCCCGGGCTCCCGCGCTACCTCTACCTCGTCACGCCCTACGTGCGCGGGCGCTCGGTGTACGACTGGGCCCGGTGGAAGAACCCCACCGCGCGCCAGGTGGTGGAGCTGGTGCTGGAGGTGGCGCGGCAGCTGGTGGAGGTGCACCGGGCCGGCGTGGTGCACCGGGACATCAAGGGCGGCAACGTGCTGGTCCGGCACGGGGACGGGATGCCGGTGCTGGTGGACTTCGGGGTGAGCACCTACGTCGGGGCCCCCGAAATCACCAACCCCCTGGGGATACCGGGCACGCGCCACTACCGCAGCCCCGAGGCGCTGCGCTTCCGTCGCGAGCACGCGGGCGAGCACTCTCCAGCGCGTGCCTCCGACGACTTGTGGGCCCTGGGAGTCCTCCTGTACTGGCTGCTGACGGGCGGCTACCCCTTCGACACGGAGGTGGCGGACGAGGCCGCGCTGGCGGACGTCATCCTGACGAGGGAGCCCGAGCCTCCGCACGTGTGCAACCCTCGCGTGCCCCGGGTGCTGGGCGAACTGTGCCTGCGCATGTTGGCGAAGCAGGCCGAGGCGCGCTTCCCGGATGCCGAGGCGCTGCGCGCGGCGCTGAAGGCGGTGCTGGCCGAGGCGGATGCCTCGTGGGACGTGGCCCTGTGCGAGGCGTGGGGCCCGGACGCCGCCACCACGCTCCAGGAGATGGGGGGCGACCTGGGGATGTGGCGGGTCCGGGCGCGGCGGCTGTTGGCCTACAGCCGGCGGCATGCCCGGCGCGGCCTGCCCGTACCACCCGAGGAGGCGTCCACGCTCGAGCGTACGCCGGAGGCCGCGCCGCCCGGGGCGGGGAGTGCCACGGCGGGTGAGCGCCCCGTTCCTCCACCGTCCCGAACATGGACGCCTCTCCGGCTCATGCTGGCTGGAGCCGTGCTGGTGCTCGGCCTCGTGGGCCTGCTCGTTCTCCTGCGTTCTCCATCCGGCTCCCCGTCCGAGGTGGGCTCTTCCATGACTTCCGAGGTGATTTCCGGCCGCACCATGCCCGAGGTCACAAAATCCGGCCAGGAAGTGGCGTCCACCTCGAAGCCACCGGAAGGTGAAAGAGGCGCGGCGCCCTCTCAGGCCACCACTTCCGCGCCCGTCGCTTCTGCGACGTCACGGAAGGAAGGCACGCGTGTGAGGACTCCCAATCAGGTGCCCACCCATCGGCGGGAGAAGAAGCAGCAACGCAACACGGTGCTCGATGCCTCGGGCAAGACCTGCATCTTGGTCTGGGTCGCGGGCCAGTTCGCCTGTGCCAGCCCCCAGGCCCAGGTGATTCCCACGGGCATGGGCAATCCTCCGCCCGCGTCCTGCCCGGCCGGCTCCGAGGAGACGATGAAGCAATTGGGGATCGGCATCGGAGCCCACGAGTCCGTTACCTTCTTCATCGATGGCGAGCCGATCTTCCGCAAGTACCCCACCGTGCGTCCGGGCCAGCAGGTCTCGCTCACCATGGGAAGATCCTATGGGAAGCTGCCGGCGCATACCCTGTACATAGGGACGCTCCTGTTCGGGGAAGGGCGTGTCTACGGGCGCTTCACCCAGGCCCAAACACCCCAGGGGTGGACCTATACCGTCTGCTTCGAGATCTACGGCGATCCGACGAAACCCGAGGAGAACGGCGTGGAGATGGAGCCCGGCAGCGGACCGGACGCCGCGAAGATCTTCTCCACGGTGGAGCTCCGTGCGGTGCGGCGTTTCGAGTAG
- a CDS encoding DUF2381 family protein, which produces MSVLSLSTAVLLLLQVNAPARAQPVTRSWDMTGMPRFELTADTPREAGDVRIGPNLTTTFIFDTPVQREGVVLEAREHFRQVSLSEDGLLLTLLPSGELPPGNRLKLTVRFADGASPTSKDFMLVVAPRAEPQVEVYRRPRPGDSFRQEAEQAEARFQLCQADLTRERLEHGLPRGLSGLLALKQMDKDGVRAREISKDLTLRPGEAFEVMRAVGYRAKGGEIETPVVRLAVDLELWNRGPLSWTPTHAQLVGRDGRWEVQVWPPGTIASGGSLRLLVEVELPGRVPPGPYLLVLWDENGHRTASLSGVTFP; this is translated from the coding sequence ATGTCCGTTCTGTCTCTCTCCACCGCCGTATTGCTGCTCCTCCAGGTGAATGCACCGGCACGCGCACAGCCCGTGACGCGCTCCTGGGACATGACGGGCATGCCCCGCTTCGAATTGACCGCGGACACTCCCCGTGAGGCAGGAGACGTGCGCATCGGCCCGAACCTCACCACCACGTTCATCTTCGACACGCCGGTCCAACGTGAAGGTGTCGTGCTGGAGGCGCGCGAGCACTTCCGGCAGGTGTCGTTGTCGGAGGACGGGCTTCTTCTCACCCTGCTGCCCTCGGGTGAGCTGCCGCCGGGCAACCGGTTGAAGCTGACGGTGCGCTTCGCGGACGGGGCTTCGCCCACGAGCAAGGACTTCATGCTGGTGGTGGCTCCCCGCGCCGAGCCCCAGGTGGAGGTGTACCGCCGCCCACGCCCGGGTGACTCGTTCCGTCAGGAGGCCGAGCAGGCCGAGGCGAGATTCCAACTGTGCCAGGCGGACCTGACGCGGGAACGATTGGAGCATGGCCTGCCCCGGGGGCTCTCAGGGCTACTCGCACTGAAGCAGATGGACAAGGATGGGGTTCGTGCCAGGGAGATCTCCAAGGATCTCACCCTCCGCCCCGGAGAAGCTTTCGAGGTGATGCGCGCCGTGGGTTACCGCGCCAAGGGTGGCGAGATAGAGACCCCGGTGGTGCGACTGGCGGTGGATCTGGAGCTCTGGAACCGGGGTCCCCTTTCCTGGACTCCCACGCACGCGCAACTCGTGGGTCGGGACGGGCGATGGGAGGTGCAGGTGTGGCCCCCGGGGACCATTGCCTCGGGTGGCTCGCTTCGCCTGTTGGTGGAGGTGGAACTGCCCGGAAGAGTGCCCCCTGGCCCCTACCTGCTCGTGCTCTGGGACGAGAACGGGCATCGGACGGCATCTCTGTCGGGAGTGACGTTCCCGTAG
- a CDS encoding DUF1697 domain-containing protein, whose amino-acid sequence MARYIALLRGINVGGNKKVPMARLRELLEGLGYTDVATLLQSGNAVFTSKEKNPAQIVKRIESAIAGEFGFEVSVVIRTRDELAAVIKANPLPGAEDAPSQFLVTFLSDVPDPKRLKEIDPAAYLPDEFRVVGREIYARFPNGMRDSKLANALGSLRLGVTPTARNWNTVTKLLELADR is encoded by the coding sequence ATGGCCCGGTACATCGCCCTGCTGCGCGGTATCAATGTGGGTGGCAACAAGAAGGTCCCGATGGCGCGGCTCCGTGAGCTGCTGGAAGGACTCGGTTACACCGACGTCGCGACACTTCTTCAGAGTGGCAACGCCGTCTTCACGAGCAAGGAGAAGAACCCGGCGCAGATCGTCAAGCGGATCGAGTCGGCCATTGCCGGGGAGTTCGGCTTCGAGGTCTCCGTCGTCATCCGTACCCGGGACGAGCTGGCGGCGGTGATCAAAGCGAACCCCCTTCCCGGTGCCGAGGACGCTCCTTCACAGTTCCTCGTGACGTTCCTGTCCGACGTGCCGGATCCGAAGCGGCTGAAGGAGATCGACCCGGCTGCGTACCTGCCGGACGAGTTCCGTGTGGTCGGGCGCGAAATCTATGCCCGGTTCCCGAATGGCATGCGGGACTCGAAGCTGGCCAACGCGCTCGGCAGTCTGCGTCTGGGAGTCACCCCGACCGCCCGGAATTGGAACACCGTCACGAAGCTCCTGGAGCTCGCCGACCGCTGA